One window of the Nocardia terpenica genome contains the following:
- a CDS encoding NAD(P)H-dependent flavin oxidoreductase, translated as MLRTRFTELFGVEHPIVQGGMMWVGRAELVAAVANAGGLGFITALTQPTPEDLRREIERTRELTDKPFGVNVTILPSINPPPYEEYVRAIIESGVKIVETAGSNPEPFLPYYREAGIKVLHKCTSVRHALKAQRIGVDGVSIDGFECAGHPGEDDVPGLILIPAAAQALEIPIVASGGIADARGLVAALALGADGVNMGTRFLCTEESPVHRTVKEQIVAHTERDTQLIFRTLHNTARVANNEISRKVVEIEKAGGTFDDVRDLVAGARGRRVFEDGDLDAGIWSAGQVQGLIHDIPTCADLISRIVNEAEALINSRLASFVA; from the coding sequence ATGTTGCGGACCAGGTTCACCGAGCTGTTCGGGGTCGAGCATCCGATCGTGCAGGGCGGCATGATGTGGGTCGGTCGGGCCGAACTTGTTGCGGCCGTGGCGAATGCGGGTGGCCTCGGCTTCATCACCGCGCTCACCCAGCCCACACCGGAGGATCTGCGGCGCGAGATCGAGCGCACCCGCGAGCTCACCGACAAGCCGTTCGGCGTGAATGTGACGATTCTGCCGTCGATCAATCCGCCGCCGTACGAGGAGTATGTGCGGGCGATCATCGAATCCGGCGTGAAGATCGTGGAGACGGCGGGCAGCAACCCGGAACCGTTCCTGCCGTACTACCGCGAGGCCGGTATCAAGGTGCTGCACAAGTGCACCAGTGTGCGGCACGCGCTCAAGGCGCAGCGGATCGGCGTCGACGGCGTGAGCATCGACGGGTTCGAATGCGCCGGGCATCCGGGCGAGGACGATGTGCCGGGCCTGATCCTGATCCCCGCCGCCGCGCAGGCGCTGGAGATTCCGATCGTCGCCTCCGGCGGCATCGCCGACGCCCGCGGCCTGGTGGCCGCGCTCGCGCTGGGCGCCGACGGCGTGAACATGGGCACCCGCTTCCTGTGCACCGAGGAGTCCCCCGTGCACCGGACGGTGAAGGAGCAGATCGTCGCCCACACCGAGCGCGACACCCAGCTCATCTTCCGCACCCTGCACAACACCGCGCGGGTGGCGAACAACGAGATCAGCCGCAAGGTCGTCGAGATCGAAAAGGCCGGTGGCACCTTCGACGACGTACGCGACCTGGTCGCCGGCGCCCGCGGCCGCCGGGTATTCGAAGACGGCGACCTGGACGCGGGCATCTGGTCGGCAGGCCAGGTACAGGGCCTCATCCACGACATCCCCACCTGCGCCGACCTGATCTCCCGCATCGTGAACGAGGCCGAGGCCCTGATCAATTCCCGCCTGGCATCGTTCGTCGCCTAG